The Timaviella obliquedivisa GSE-PSE-MK23-08B genome window below encodes:
- a CDS encoding RNA methyltransferase — MTISSLAHIRIVLVEPAGALNVGSVARVMKNMGLADLVLVKPQCDRLGAEARLMAVRASDVLESAREVETLAEALQGCVKAIATSGRDRATFTTPIEMPRLALPWLLDAPAALIFGREDSGLTNAEMNHAQRLIQIPSTAAYLSLNLAQAVGICCYELASAIASSSLQESDPIDPPLDPPLDLPNPPSLQLAPLDDLEGYYQQLNSLLLEIGYLYPHTASSRMEKFRKLLNRAYPTTSEVAMLRGVLRQMAWALKSRS, encoded by the coding sequence ATGACGATTTCTTCGCTAGCCCATATTCGGATTGTTTTAGTTGAACCCGCCGGAGCTTTGAACGTGGGTTCCGTGGCACGGGTAATGAAGAATATGGGCTTGGCTGATTTGGTGCTGGTTAAACCTCAGTGCGATCGCCTGGGAGCAGAAGCGCGCCTGATGGCGGTACGGGCATCTGATGTGCTGGAGTCGGCACGGGAAGTAGAAACATTGGCAGAGGCATTACAAGGATGCGTTAAAGCGATCGCCACCTCAGGGCGCGATCGGGCTACCTTTACCACTCCCATTGAAATGCCCAGATTAGCGCTGCCGTGGCTCTTGGATGCGCCTGCCGCCCTGATCTTTGGTCGAGAAGACAGCGGACTCACCAACGCCGAGATGAACCACGCCCAACGCCTGATTCAAATTCCTTCCACCGCTGCTTACCTCTCCCTCAATCTTGCCCAAGCGGTCGGCATTTGCTGCTATGAACTGGCTAGCGCGATCGCGTCAAGCTCTCTACAAGAGTCTGATCCAATTGACCCGCCTCTTGACCCGCCTCTGGATCTCCCCAACCCCCCATCGCTTCAGCTTGCCCCCCTTGATGATTTGGAAGGATACTACCAACAGCTAAATTCCCTTCTTCTCGAAATCGGCTACCTTTACCCTCATACTGCTTCCAGCCGCATGGAAAAATTTAGAAAATTGCTCAATCGGGCATATCCGACAACTAGCGAAGTGGCAATGCTGCGAGGTGTCCTCAGGCAAATGGCATGGGCGCTCAAGTCTCGTTCCTAA
- a CDS encoding alpha-ketoglutarate-dependent dioxygenase AlkB: MPDAKVIFYQNFFNKEESDKFLQSLENEINWRQDKIKMYGKETDLPRKTAWYGDKDKSYKFSGIRLYPELWTPTLLHIKKRIEKIAEVEFNSVLLNLYRDGNDGISWHTDAESELGENPVIGSVSFGATRRFRFRHRYKKEMKPEKVDLTHGSFLLMAGETQHFWQHQVSKTTRKVKLRINLTFRAIIG, encoded by the coding sequence ATGCCCGATGCGAAAGTTATCTTCTACCAAAACTTCTTCAACAAAGAAGAAAGTGATAAATTTTTGCAAAGTCTAGAGAATGAAATTAATTGGCGACAGGATAAAATAAAAATGTATGGCAAGGAAACAGATTTGCCTAGAAAAACTGCTTGGTACGGAGACAAAGATAAATCATATAAATTCTCAGGTATTCGTCTTTATCCTGAACTTTGGACACCAACTTTATTGCACATAAAGAAAAGAATCGAAAAAATCGCAGAGGTTGAGTTTAATAGTGTCCTGCTCAATCTTTATCGTGATGGAAATGACGGAATTTCCTGGCATACTGATGCAGAGTCAGAATTAGGTGAAAACCCTGTAATTGGATCTGTCAGCTTTGGAGCAACCAGAAGGTTTAGGTTTCGGCATAGGTACAAAAAGGAAATGAAACCCGAAAAAGTTGACCTAACGCATGGGAGTTTTCTTCTAATGGCGGGTGAAACCCAGCATTTTTGGCAGCACCAAGTTTCTAAAACAACGAGGAAGGTAAAACTCAGAATAAACTTAACTTTTAGAGCAATTATTGGTTAA
- the mtnA gene encoding S-methyl-5-thioribose-1-phosphate isomerase, with translation MVFPTQVYPVIWYHNHVRLIDQTRLPNEYSVVEINRCDDMAVAIKTMIVRGAPAIGVAAAYGVYLGAREIKTDDRSLFLSELEDVAQKLRATRPTAVNLFWAIERMMKTARQTIGTVEHLRQILLETAQAINAEDIETCQAIGDFGLQALPASPAKLRLLTHCNAGALATAGYGTALGVVRSAWRDDRLERVYADETRPRLQGAKLTAWECVQEGIPVTVITDSMAAHCMKLGMIDVVVVGADRITANGDAANKIGTYSLALVAKAHNVPFYVAAPLSTVDFSLNDGGLIPIEERDPEEVYQVGDTRLCPVGVEFYNPAFDVTPAALITGIVTELGVVKPADLVHFREKQVG, from the coding sequence ATGGTCTTTCCAACGCAAGTTTATCCAGTCATTTGGTACCATAACCATGTACGACTGATTGATCAAACGCGTCTACCCAACGAGTATTCTGTAGTAGAAATTAACCGCTGCGATGATATGGCAGTGGCAATTAAAACCATGATTGTCCGAGGTGCGCCTGCTATTGGAGTAGCGGCAGCCTATGGAGTTTACCTCGGTGCGCGAGAAATTAAGACTGACGATCGCTCGTTGTTTCTCTCTGAGCTTGAAGACGTAGCGCAAAAGCTGCGGGCAACTCGTCCTACGGCAGTCAACTTGTTTTGGGCGATCGAACGAATGATGAAAACGGCTCGCCAAACGATTGGCACGGTCGAACATTTGAGACAAATACTGCTCGAAACTGCCCAAGCCATTAACGCTGAAGATATTGAAACCTGTCAGGCGATCGGCGATTTTGGGCTGCAAGCACTGCCAGCCAGCCCTGCCAAGCTACGGCTACTGACCCACTGCAATGCAGGTGCTCTGGCAACGGCAGGATATGGCACAGCTTTGGGCGTAGTGCGATCGGCATGGCGCGACGATCGCCTGGAACGAGTCTATGCTGACGAAACCCGTCCCCGATTGCAGGGCGCAAAGTTAACGGCTTGGGAATGTGTGCAAGAAGGCATTCCCGTCACCGTCATTACCGACAGCATGGCAGCCCATTGTATGAAACTGGGCATGATTGATGTCGTGGTGGTGGGTGCCGATCGCATTACCGCCAACGGAGACGCTGCCAACAAAATTGGCACGTACAGCCTAGCGTTAGTGGCAAAGGCGCACAACGTTCCTTTTTACGTTGCCGCTCCCCTATCAACAGTAGACTTTAGCCTCAACGATGGTGGTTTAATTCCCATTGAAGAACGTGACCCTGAAGAGGTTTATCAAGTCGGTGATACTCGTCTTTGTCCGGTCGGTGTAGAGTTCTACAACCCTGCATTTGATGTTACACCTGCGGCATTAATTACAGGCATTGTTACGGAGCTAGGAGTGGTTAAGCCTGCTGACCTAGTGCATTTCCGCGAGAAGCAGGTTGGATAA
- a CDS encoding isoaspartyl peptidase/L-asparaginase → MSAVQVQPKLIIHGGAGSSLKGKGGADAVRQSLYAVIEEVYGALLQGASAAAAAVLGCRLLENDSRFNAGTGSVLQSDGQIRMSAALMDGDLQRFSGVINTARVKNPIDLAQFLQESSDRVLSDQGAAELLRELHIPAYDPLTDLRLQEWIQERTGNFDKTMAGVVAEKELTAGRGTIGVVALDRQGKLAAGTSTGGKGFERIGRVSDSAMPAGNYATADAAISCTGIGEDIIDECLAARIVVRVTDGLSLPEAFERSFVESLKNGRDLGAIGLDASGAIAWGKTSEVLLAAYHNGTDMGDTLEMENGMQVGFC, encoded by the coding sequence ATGTCAGCAGTGCAAGTGCAGCCGAAGCTAATTATTCACGGAGGAGCGGGAAGTTCTCTCAAAGGCAAAGGGGGCGCAGATGCGGTGCGCCAGTCTTTATATGCCGTCATTGAAGAAGTGTATGGCGCGTTGCTGCAAGGGGCAAGTGCTGCGGCTGCGGCAGTATTGGGCTGTCGGCTACTAGAAAATGATTCGCGCTTTAATGCGGGCACAGGTTCGGTGCTTCAGTCGGACGGACAAATTCGCATGAGTGCGGCGTTGATGGATGGCGATTTGCAACGCTTTAGCGGCGTGATCAATACGGCACGAGTTAAGAATCCTATTGATCTGGCGCAGTTTCTGCAAGAGTCCAGCGATCGCGTTCTTTCTGATCAAGGCGCTGCCGAACTCCTGCGCGAACTCCACATTCCAGCCTACGATCCATTAACGGATCTACGGCTACAAGAATGGATTCAAGAGCGGACGGGCAACTTTGATAAGACAATGGCAGGCGTGGTTGCCGAAAAAGAACTAACGGCAGGACGCGGAACTATTGGCGTAGTGGCGCTCGATCGCCAGGGAAAACTCGCGGCGGGCACCTCAACAGGCGGCAAAGGGTTTGAGCGGATTGGGCGCGTCAGCGACTCAGCTATGCCTGCTGGAAATTATGCGACAGCAGACGCGGCAATTAGCTGCACGGGCATTGGCGAAGACATTATTGACGAATGTTTGGCAGCGCGAATTGTAGTGCGAGTAACGGATGGACTCTCGCTGCCAGAGGCATTTGAGCGATCGTTTGTTGAGTCGTTAAAAAATGGTCGAGACTTAGGGGCGATCGGGCTAGATGCGAGTGGGGCGATCGCTTGGGGAAAAACCAGCGAGGTATTACTAGCGGCATATCACAATGGCACCGACATGGGCGACACATTAGAGATGGAAAATGGAATGCAGGTCGGGTTTTGCTAG
- a CDS encoding DUF2256 domain-containing protein gives MPRQRLKSDLPTKICPVCQRSFTWRKKWEDCWDEVKYCSERCRRHRSQPSDQVSEK, from the coding sequence ATGCCGCGTCAACGCCTAAAATCAGATCTGCCGACCAAAATTTGCCCCGTCTGCCAGCGATCGTTTACCTGGCGCAAAAAATGGGAAGATTGCTGGGATGAAGTTAAGTATTGCTCGGAACGTTGCCGTCGTCATCGTTCTCAGCCCAGCGATCAAGTTAGCGAAAAATAG
- a CDS encoding DUF2470 domain-containing protein, producing MSTAFPVEVSDRICKHMNKDHADSVVFYATEYGGVTHVTAAEMVKIDSQGMDLSVQTNGTTQPLRIDFDHELADAKEAHHVLVEMLKPTKA from the coding sequence ATGTCTACTGCTTTTCCTGTTGAAGTGAGCGATCGCATCTGTAAGCACATGAACAAAGACCACGCCGATTCAGTAGTCTTCTATGCTACAGAATATGGTGGAGTAACTCATGTGACCGCCGCAGAAATGGTCAAAATCGATTCTCAAGGAATGGATTTGAGCGTACAAACAAACGGTACAACCCAACCTCTGCGAATCGATTTTGACCACGAACTAGCAGATGCCAAGGAAGCCCATCATGTGCTGGTAGAAATGCTGAAGCCGACGAAAGCATAA
- a CDS encoding class A beta-lactamase-related serine hydrolase translates to MQRPTSPLVYAVRLLIVGVGVGAIAGTSLSVWNPALRSSAAVAQVTPPQIMAANALSGGQNMGHIAKNTLGAGQELPGLIAKIAPMTQGLTDLTPGVFMVDLDKGNYYSFNGDMVFSAASIIKVPVLIAFFQDVDAGKIRLDETMTMETIDIVDNSGEMQYSAPGTKYSALEVATNMIVTSDNTATNMIIRRLGGIDKVNQRFKQWGLQQTVLRDRLPDLTGTNTTTPKEMTTLLTAVSQGQLISMASRDRAMFIMSQTETDTLLPAAMGAGGQISHKTGDIKSMVGDTGIIDMPSGKRYVITTLMKRLDNDSRAQDLIRQIASTIYQHLDSANPSVEEPAAETLDVPQAEPTVMETEAAIADSETTAAPIP, encoded by the coding sequence CTGCAACGACCTACCTCACCGTTAGTTTATGCCGTGCGGCTCTTAATTGTAGGAGTGGGCGTAGGCGCGATCGCTGGAACCAGCCTATCAGTATGGAATCCTGCTCTACGATCGTCTGCCGCCGTTGCCCAAGTCACTCCGCCTCAAATTATGGCGGCTAATGCTCTGAGCGGTGGGCAAAACATGGGACATATTGCTAAAAATACCCTGGGTGCTGGGCAAGAACTACCTGGGTTAATCGCCAAAATTGCACCGATGACTCAAGGGTTAACAGATTTAACGCCTGGCGTTTTCATGGTGGATTTAGATAAGGGCAACTACTACTCGTTTAATGGCGATATGGTTTTCTCTGCTGCCAGCATCATTAAAGTGCCCGTCTTGATTGCTTTCTTTCAAGATGTCGATGCTGGAAAAATTCGGCTAGATGAAACTATGACGATGGAGACAATAGATATTGTCGATAATTCTGGGGAAATGCAGTATTCTGCCCCTGGCACAAAGTATTCTGCTCTTGAAGTGGCAACTAACATGATTGTCACTAGCGATAATACTGCCACCAACATGATTATTCGGCGACTGGGCGGCATTGACAAAGTGAATCAGCGCTTTAAGCAATGGGGGCTTCAGCAAACTGTCCTCCGCGATCGCCTCCCCGACTTAACAGGCACGAATACTACGACTCCTAAAGAAATGACGACTCTCCTGACTGCCGTCAGCCAAGGACAACTCATTTCTATGGCATCCCGCGATCGCGCCATGTTTATTATGAGCCAGACTGAAACCGATACCCTTTTGCCAGCGGCAATGGGCGCGGGGGGGCAAATTTCTCATAAAACAGGCGATATCAAATCTATGGTGGGTGACACCGGCATTATCGATATGCCCAGTGGCAAACGCTACGTGATTACCACGCTGATGAAGCGCCTTGATAATGACAGTCGGGCACAGGATTTAATTCGGCAAATTGCCAGCACAATCTACCAGCATTTAGATTCTGCTAACCCCTCTGTAGAAGAGCCAGCCGCAGAGACATTAGATGTCCCGCAAGCTGAGCCTACTGTTATGGAAACAGAAGCCGCGATCGCTGACTCTGAAACCACCGCCGCTCCTATTCCTTAA
- a CDS encoding antibiotic biosynthesis monooxygenase encodes MILEAVTLNVKPGMETEFEVAFKQASALISAIEGYLSHELYRCLEAQGKYLLLVRWTTLEAHTLTFRQSLEYQQWKQLLHHFYNPFPVVEHFEEVMSAALPKNLTAKK; translated from the coding sequence ATGATCCTCGAAGCCGTAACACTCAACGTTAAACCAGGCATGGAGACAGAATTTGAAGTTGCGTTTAAGCAAGCTTCAGCGCTTATTTCTGCAATAGAAGGATATCTTTCCCATGAATTATATCGCTGCTTAGAGGCACAAGGAAAGTATCTACTGCTAGTCCGTTGGACAACGTTAGAAGCACACACGCTAACTTTTCGGCAATCTTTAGAGTATCAACAATGGAAACAACTCTTGCATCATTTTTATAACCCGTTTCCAGTCGTTGAACATTTTGAGGAAGTAATGAGTGCAGCCCTTCCCAAAAACCTTACAGCCAAGAAATAA